TCGTCAGGATGGTCGGAGTAGTCGCCGTCGAGGAAGACGATTACGTCGGGCTTCTGCGCGTCGGGCAGCGCCGCGACATAGGCGAGACCGCGCAGGCAAGCCGAGCCGTAGCCGCGCCGGTCCTCGCGCACGACGGTCGCGCCCGCAGCCTTCGCATTCGCCTCCGTCTCGTCGGTCGAGGCGTTGTTGATGACCACCACCTCGTCCACGCGGTCGGCGGGCAGGTCGCCGATCACCTTGCCGATGGAGCGCGCCTCGTTGAAGGCAGGAATGAGGACAATCGTACGCATGCGTCAGTCCTGGGCCAACGTTGTGAGGGCCTCGCCGGTGAGGCGCATCGTGGTCCAGTCGGTCATCCGCTTCGCGCCGAGGCGGTCGTAGAAGTCGAGCGCGAGCCGGTTCCAGCCGAGCACCTGCCACTCCAGACGGTGCGCGCCACGGACGACGGCGTCCTGCGCAACAGTCTGGAGCAGAGCGAAGCCGTAGCCGTGTCCGCGCGCCTCGGGACGGACGTAGAGGTCTTCGAGGTAGAGCCCCCAGTTGCCGCGGAAGGTCGAGTAGATGGCGAAATAGATCGCAAAGCCGACAGCCTGTCCCTCCTCGTCCTCGGCGAGCAGGGCATAGAGCGGCGGCGAGGCATCCGGGGCGAGCTTCGCGCGCAGATCGTCCATGGCGGCGACGACCTCGTGGCGCAGCTTCTCGTAGTCGGCGAGCGCACAGACGAGGCCGTGCAGCGTATCGGCGTCAGCAGCCGTGGCGCGACGGATGGGCATAGGGCGAGGGTGGACGTGTGTGGGTGTGGTGGAGGATATCGAACCTAGACATGACGACGTTGTCAAGCGGAGGCACGCAGCACGAGCTTGCTTACATACACGGTCTCCTTGGAGGACTGAATCCCTGAAAAACTGGACCTCTCGCCCATGCGCGCGCTCCGCTTCCACACGACCGGCCGTCCCGCCGACGTGCTGCACCTCGACACGCTTCCTGATCCGGAGCCTGGCCCCGGCGCGGTGCGCGTCCGGCTCACGCATCGCCCCATCAACCCCGCCGACCTCCTCGCAGTGCGGGGCCGCTACGGCACCGCGCCCCACCTCCCTGCCGTGGCGGGCCACGAGGGGCTCGGCACCGTAGACCGACTCGGTGCCGGGGTGCCGCAGGAAGCCCTCGGCCAGCGCGTCGTGCCGCTCGGTGCCGGGCCAACGTGGCAGACGCACCTCGTCGCGCATCCCAGCGACCTGCTCGCTGTCCCCGACGGTATCCCCGACGAGGCGGCCGCGCAGCTCTTCGTCAACCCGTTGACGGCGTGGCTGCTGGTCGAACACATCGGGCGGCAGCAGCACGGTGCCTTGCCTGAGGGCGCGTGGCTCGTGCAGTCAGCGGGCGCGACGACGGTGGGACGACTGGTCGTTCAGCTCGCGCGACTTGCCGGAGCGCGTAGCGTCAGCCTCGTCCGCCGCGACTCCGACGTGGCGTTGCTCGAAGCCCTGGGCGCGGACGCGGTCCTCGTCGTCCCGGACGGCTTCGACGCGCGAGCCGTACGTGGGCAGATCCGTGCCGTCACGGGCGGGGCGGCGGTTCGCCTCGGCATCGACGCGGTGGGCGGAGCAACGGGGGCACTCGTGGCGTCGGCGCTGGGCGAGGGCGGCGTGCTGCTGTCCTACGGCGTCCTGAGCGGCCAGCCGCTCCCGCTCGACATCGGACGCGTGATCTTTCGGGGGCTCACCGTGCAGGGCGTCTGGCGCACGCGCTGGTTCGAGACGGCCCCGCCAGCCGTCAGCCGCGCCGTGCTCGTTCACCTCGCCGACCTCATCGCCCGGGGCGTGCTGACGCTTCCTGTGGCTGGCACCTACGATCTCGCCGAGGTCGACGCGGCGCTCGCCCACCAAGCCCACCCAGGGCGACGTGGCAAGGTGCTGCTGACGGGCTGACGTGTCGTCCGCGCGCCGTCGTGAGCACGCTATCGCCAGTGCCCTTTGCCGGTCGGCGATGCCGGATACTCGCGCGTGTCGGGCCGCCCGGACTCGCCCGTGCGTTCGCACTCGGCGTAGTACGCGGCAAGGCGCTCCTCGTAGGTGTCCATCGGAACGCAGACGCCGTTGGGAAGGCGGCACCAGTACTGCCCACCGTAGGCCGGGTCGAGCCGGTGGTTGTGGAAGTGCCGGAGGGCGGGCGTGACGCCGAGAAACGAGGCGTGGCCGGAGCGCGACATGACGAGGGGGCTACTTCGGAAGGCGGATCGTCGGGTGGTCCGGGTCGGCGCGGTAGAGTACAGCCGTGTGGCCAACGACCTGGACGACGTGCACGGCCTCCATCTGCTCGGCGATGGCGTGGGCCGTGCCGCGTGCCGTGTCCGGCGCGGCGTCGAGGACGCGCAGCTTGAGCAGTTCGCGCGTGCGGAAGGCGTCGGCGCAGGCGTGGATGGTGGCTGCCGAGACGCCCTCCTTCCCAACGTGCAGAATCGGGCGGAGCGGGTGCGCAAGGCCGCGCAGGTGCGCGCGCTGCTTCGACGTGAGGGACGACATGGCTGTGGAAGGCGTGAACGAGCGAGAGCAGTGCTACAGAGTACGAGCCCTCTGCCGCGTCGGTGGCACGCGCCGCGCGAACGCCGTGCGAATACGCGGCCGACTCCCAGGCACTAGCAGTGTGACGGCAACCTTTTCGGGCCGCTTCGTAGTCCGGGACACCCCTCGTCGCTGCTCTGTCACTACCCGCCCGTGCCTCCTTATGAATCTCCTCGCCGCCCTCGCTGGGGGCCTCACGCTGCTCGCCTTCGGAGCGCATGCCTTCGTCGGCGCCAACGAGTTTCGCTACTTCGCGCCGACCGTCTCCTCGGGGCCGCCGCGCACGAAGTGGCTCCAGGCGCTCGCGGGCTGGCACTGGGTGTCGGTCGACCTGCTCGCGGCCACGGTGCTCTTCTTCGTCGTGGCGTTCACGGACCTCGTCCCACATGAGCCGACGGCGCTGCTGCTGCTCGCGGGCTACTTTGTCCTGGTCGGCGTGACGTGGCTCGTCACGCTGGTGGTCTCCGGGCGCGGCGTGAAGCGACGCTACCTCGTGCTCGGGCAGTGGCTCTTCTGCTTCGTCGTCGCCGGACTCGCAGTGGCGGCGGCCTGAACACTCACCTCGGCGCTCCAGCCAGCAGCCGCTGGACACCGCGCTTGAGTAGGTGCCAGAGCACACCCAGGACGCGACGGCGCGGGGCATCGCGGCGCGGAGCCGTACCGCAGGTGTAGACGAGCACCGTGTAGGGGCCGATGCTCACACGGGCGCGGTGGCCGTGCAGGTCGTAGGCTGGGTGCCCACCGAAGGCGCGGTCGTAGCCGCGCCCGTCGCTGTTGAAGCGCAGGTGCCAGTGCGCGTCGTGTGGGAGGCGGAGGGGGTAGACGTAGTGCGCGCGGTGGCTGAGGTTGACGACCACGAACACGCTGTCGTTCGGGCCGCCCGCGTCGCGGCGCTGGTAGGCGAGCAGCTTCGCGTGGTGGTCGACGTGGATCAGATCGAGGTGCTGGCTCTTGAGGCCGGTCGCGGTGCCATCGAAATCGCGGCGGAGCGCGATGAGGTCGCGGTGGAGTTGCACGAGGCCGTCGTGGCGCTTGGCTTTCTTCCAGTCGAGTGGGACGGTGTCTTGGAAGTAGCCGTCGTCGAGGAGCGCTTGCCCCTGGAAGAGCATCGGGATGCCGGGCGCGGTGAGGGCGAGCGCCGCCCCGAGCGTGGCGCGCTTCTTCGAGGCCCAGCTGTCGGCGCGGCCGGGGAAGATCTCCTCAGCGATGCGCGCCTTGCCGTTGGCCACCTCGTCGTGCGACTCCGTGTAGACGACCCGCGCGAAGGCGTCGGAGCCGTAGCGGTGCTGCAGCGCCGCCGCCACACGTCCGAGGTCACGCGCGCCGTCGTCGGGTGTGATGAGCGCGCCGCGGATGGGGTGCACGAACTGCGCGTCCCACTGTGACCCAAAACCTGCCCCGCCCTGCTCCACGGGTTGGGTGATCGCATGGTTGGTGTGCAGGTCCTCGGCGATCGCGATGCGGCCGGGGAAGCGCTCGCGCACGAGCGTGGTGAGGCGCTGCAAGAATTGCCACCCCGCCTCGATGCGGTCGCCGCCGCCGTCGACGGTGTAGACGTACGGCGTCATGTCCACGCGCAGGCCGTCGACGTGGTACTCCTCCAGCCACATCGCTGCGTTGTCGAGAAGGAACTGCTGCACCTCGGGGCGCCCATAGTCGGGCCGCGTGTCGCCCCAGGGCGTTTTTCGGCGATGGTCGTTGTAGAAGTAGATGCCGCCCTGGCCGTGCTCGCTCCAGCCGTCGAACTGCCAGAGGCCGAGGTCGGACGGGCCGAAGTGGTTGTAGACCACATCGAGAATCACCGCGATGCCGTGGCGGTGGGCCTCCTTGACGAACGCCTTGAACGCGTCCGGGCCGCCGTAGCTGCTCTCGACGGCGAACGGCGCGGCAGGGTTGTAGCCCCACGACACATCGCCCCCGAACTCGGCAAGCGGCATCACCTCGACGGCGTTGACGCCGAGGTCGCGGAGGTAGCCGAGGCGCCGGGCAGCGGCGTGGAGGTCGCCGGGCCGCCCGTCCTTGAATCCGGCGAAGGTGCCAACGTGAAGTTCGTAGATCACGAGGTCGTTCCACGGCGGGCAGTGGGCTGAGTCGCCCTCCCAGTCGAACGCAGCGGGGTCGTAGACGACGCTGTGGCTCGCCGAGTTGACCATCTGCCGCGCGTAGGGGTCGGGGCGGCGAAACACGTCGTCGCTGACCGCCTCATTGCGGAGCGCGAAGAGGTAGCCGTCGCCCACCTTCGCGCCGCGCACGGTGCCCGACCACGTGCCATCGTCGTACCGGTCGAGCCGATGCGCCTGGTCGTCCCAGCCGTTGAAGCTCCCGACGACGGAGACGGCATCGGCGTGCGGCGCCCACACGCGGAAGCTGATGCCGCGCTCGGTGAGGGTCGCGCCAAACGGGAGCATGCCCTCAGCCTGGGACTTCTGTAACGACATCGACGGTGTGCACGTGAGCGAATCGGCGCAGGGGTGGCGTGACGCTGACCCAAACACCCCAGTCTTTGTGGAGGCCGCACCTTTAGCTTGACAAGTTCCGTGTAAGCAAGCCACACGTCTACACTCGGCTCTACCTTCGCTCAGCTTTCTCCGACCATGCGCGTTGTCCTCAGCTCCATCCTGTGCCTCGTTCTTGTGGGCTGTACGTCGACGGCTCCGCCCGCAGTCACCCATGTCACGCCGGCGCCCATGCAGGAGGTGTCGACGGCGTTGCAGTTCTCGCAGGCCGTACGCGTTGGCGACATGGTGTGGGTGTCGGGACAAGTCGGTTTCGGTGCCGACGGCGTCCCGGAGAGCGCCGACGACCAAGCGCGGGTTGCGTTCGAGAACCTCGCCTTCGTCCTGGCCGAAGCCGGAGCCTCGCTCGACGACGTGGTGGAACTGACGACCTACCACGTCTCGATGGACGATTTTGGCGCGTTCATGGCCGTCAAGTCCGCGTTCATCACCGAGCCCTTCCCAGCGTGGACCGCCGTCGAGGTCGCTGCCCTCGCTGAGCCGAACCTGCTCGTAGAGATCAAAGCGACGGCAGTCGTTGGCAGCGGGTCGACGCGCTAGCCGACGAGGAACGGGTTCGCACGTCGCTCGCGCCCGATGGTGGTCGCAGGACCGTGGCCGCAGTAGACGACCGTCTCGTCAGGGAGCGGCATCAGCTTCGTCTCGATGGAGCGGAGCAGCGTCGGGAGATCGCCCTGCCAGAGATCTGTCCGCCCAATGGAGCCGCTGAAGAGCACGTCGCCCGCGATCACGAAGCCGCTCGCCTCGTCGTAGAAACAGATTGAGCCGGGCGAGTGGCCCGGGGCGAGGAGCACCTGCCACGTCGCGTCGCCGAAGGTGACGGTGTCGCCCTCGCGGAGCCAGCCCGTCGGGTCGGGCGGCGGATCGATGGGGAACTGGAACAGCGCGGCCTGCTGCTCGGCGTGGCGCAGCAGCGGCGCGTCGTCGGGGTGCATCTGCCAGCCGAGGCCGAAGTGGTCGGCGAAGAACGCGCAGCTGACGATGTGGTCGAGGTGGGCGTGCGTGAGCAGCAGGTGCCGCACCGCGAGATTGTGCTCGGCGATGTAGTTCAGCACGAGGTTGCGCTCGCGCGCGTCGGCGCAGCCAGGATCGAGGAGGACGGCCTCGCCCCGGCTGTGGCAGACGTAGCAGTTCTCGGCGAACGGCCCGGCGACGGTGAAGCTCTGGACGACGGTGGACATGGCAGGCGGGGCGAGGGAAACAGGAGCGGGAAGATCGCGCCTGCGCGGACCCTGCGCTCAGCGTGCCTGGGCTTCCATTACGCGAACGCTTCGGCCTCCAACACCTCAGCCTGCGCGTCGGCGTCCTCGGCGGCGGTGAGTTGGCTGAACGCGCCCTCCAGCGAGCCTGACGCCGTCTCCGTCATCAGGTCCTGCGGCGAG
This Bacteroidota bacterium DNA region includes the following protein-coding sequences:
- a CDS encoding MBL fold metallo-hydrolase; this translates as MSTVVQSFTVAGPFAENCYVCHSRGEAVLLDPGCADARERNLVLNYIAEHNLAVRHLLLTHAHLDHIVSCAFFADHFGLGWQMHPDDAPLLRHAEQQAALFQFPIDPPPDPTGWLREGDTVTFGDATWQVLLAPGHSPGSICFYDEASGFVIAGDVLFSGSIGRTDLWQGDLPTLLRSIETKLMPLPDETVVYCGHGPATTIGRERRANPFLVG
- a CDS encoding GNAT family N-acetyltransferase; amino-acid sequence: MPIRRATAADADTLHGLVCALADYEKLRHEVVAAMDDLRAKLAPDASPPLYALLAEDEEGQAVGFAIYFAIYSTFRGNWGLYLEDLYVRPEARGHGYGFALLQTVAQDAVVRGAHRLEWQVLGWNRLALDFYDRLGAKRMTDWTTMRLTGEALTTLAQD
- a CDS encoding zinc-dependent alcohol dehydrogenase family protein, with product MRALRFHTTGRPADVLHLDTLPDPEPGPGAVRVRLTHRPINPADLLAVRGRYGTAPHLPAVAGHEGLGTVDRLGAGVPQEALGQRVVPLGAGPTWQTHLVAHPSDLLAVPDGIPDEAAAQLFVNPLTAWLLVEHIGRQQHGALPEGAWLVQSAGATTVGRLVVQLARLAGARSVSLVRRDSDVALLEALGADAVLVVPDGFDARAVRGQIRAVTGGAAVRLGIDAVGGATGALVASALGEGGVLLSYGVLSGQPLPLDIGRVIFRGLTVQGVWRTRWFETAPPAVSRAVLVHLADLIARGVLTLPVAGTYDLAEVDAALAHQAHPGRRGKVLLTG
- a CDS encoding YhbY family RNA-binding protein, producing the protein MSSLTSKQRAHLRGLAHPLRPILHVGKEGVSAATIHACADAFRTRELLKLRVLDAAPDTARGTAHAIAEQMEAVHVVQVVGHTAVLYRADPDHPTIRLPK
- a CDS encoding alpha-amylase family glycosyl hydrolase, with amino-acid sequence MSLQKSQAEGMLPFGATLTERGISFRVWAPHADAVSVVGSFNGWDDQAHRLDRYDDGTWSGTVRGAKVGDGYLFALRNEAVSDDVFRRPDPYARQMVNSASHSVVYDPAAFDWEGDSAHCPPWNDLVIYELHVGTFAGFKDGRPGDLHAAARRLGYLRDLGVNAVEVMPLAEFGGDVSWGYNPAAPFAVESSYGGPDAFKAFVKEAHRHGIAVILDVVYNHFGPSDLGLWQFDGWSEHGQGGIYFYNDHRRKTPWGDTRPDYGRPEVQQFLLDNAAMWLEEYHVDGLRVDMTPYVYTVDGGGDRIEAGWQFLQRLTTLVRERFPGRIAIAEDLHTNHAITQPVEQGGAGFGSQWDAQFVHPIRGALITPDDGARDLGRVAAALQHRYGSDAFARVVYTESHDEVANGKARIAEEIFPGRADSWASKKRATLGAALALTAPGIPMLFQGQALLDDGYFQDTVPLDWKKAKRHDGLVQLHRDLIALRRDFDGTATGLKSQHLDLIHVDHHAKLLAYQRRDAGGPNDSVFVVVNLSHRAHYVYPLRLPHDAHWHLRFNSDGRGYDRAFGGHPAYDLHGHRARVSIGPYTVLVYTCGTAPRRDAPRRRVLGVLWHLLKRGVQRLLAGAPR
- a CDS encoding RidA family protein; translation: MRVVLSSILCLVLVGCTSTAPPAVTHVTPAPMQEVSTALQFSQAVRVGDMVWVSGQVGFGADGVPESADDQARVAFENLAFVLAEAGASLDDVVELTTYHVSMDDFGAFMAVKSAFITEPFPAWTAVEVAALAEPNLLVEIKATAVVGSGSTR